The sequence cgccaaacagctgattggtgccgcaagcctgggaggcgggagaaggaTTTGGGAACAAAGTCACAGAAACTGAAGGCAGTGGGGAATTTTCTAACCTCTAGCAGAGAAAGTTGAACTGTGCTTCCCCAGATTCATTTCCTATTTGGAAGATATTTTAAGAAGTTTTAATATCGCATGTTTGAATCGCTTTATTTAAGAAAACCGTTTGTGAGCTGACATGACATCAGCAGTCTAGAAAATAACTCAAATTATCTGAGTCCAGGGGTAGCCTATGTCGTACTGTGTGTCCTTGTATTAAAGATCCCGGGAGGACATGATTGTTCTTTGCAGACCCAGACTGGGTTCAGTTCGGGTATCGGTCATGTCAGGGCCATGATGTGTTTGCAGACCTGTTAATCCTTTCTGCCTCTGCTTCCTCTCATTTTCCCTTAAGGTATCACTCCTATTATATTGAATAATAGCCAAATTGTGGCCCATGCATTGATCATTTAAGAACGAGCTTCTTTTCTGCTGTTACAGCATTTCCAGTCAGATTCGATTTAAATGGCCACCACCTTAATCCGTCCATGGAAACACAAACCGTTATTCCAAAGTGGTTTTACATACTGGTCAATGCAGTAAACAAGTGGCCGACAGTTCCTACTTTACGTGGGTCTCTGTTACAAGGAAGCTGCATAAGGAATCGCAATCTCATGCCTGTGCTTGGAAGGCAGCATGGGAAATGGATACCTTAAGAAAGGGAAGCTTCTATGCATGTGTTTTGCATAAACATTGAATGATGAGAGTATGGTCAGCTCCATTGGAAGCCTAGTAAGTGACATCTACTGTACTGCCTATTAGCTCCATTTGAAGACAACGAGATTAGGGACCAGGACTTCTAAATCTTATTCACAGCCCTGTCCATTGTTCACCAGCTTTAACTGCTCTTTCTTGTTTTCATTAGGAAATTAAAGACCAGGAGACAGTGGATAAGGTGATGGAGACGCTGGATGCCGATGGTGACGCTGAATGCGACTTCCAGGAATTTGTAGCCTTCATTGCCATGGTCACTTCTGCTTGTCACGAGTTCTTCGAACATGAGTGAAACATCAGAGAAACAACTGAGAACCTGCTGCGTGTGATTTTTAAAGATAGAAAGTGAATTCTAATGTAGAGAGACCAAGCCGGTTTAGGGGCTACTAGGAGTGAGTCTGCTAATCCTAAGTAGTTTTAGTAAGATCAGTGTGCTTTGTGAATGGAAACATACAAATGTCTTTTAAAGGGCTGTTTGCCAATGCCTGCCTAGCTCTTAAGCAGCATGTGTATTATACCTTACCTATAATTGGAGTGCACAGCATCCTCCTGCTATGCGACTAGATATATGCACAGACTCAGATGCAAGTAGTTAGACCTTCCAAAGGTGTCCAAGTTTTATTGTAaagatctgttttgttttttaaaagcggGGCTGGTATCAGTTAGTAAGTAATAAAGAGACTGGAGAACAGAGGCCTAATCGAAAGTCCATTGAATTAAATAGcaatgacttcaatgagctttgaatcAGAGCCAATGTGCAAAACTAACGGTGAAAGAACAATTTAGAGGATACTCACTAATTACGCAGTGGCCACACTACACTTCCATGAGCATTTTTATTTCTCAGCAGCTTATTTATCTGCAacagtattgtttttaaaaagcattcgAGGTAACATTCTAGGCCTTTTCGCTTATTTTTAAGTCTTCCTACTTTTTAACTCCTAGCAGAACTAGGTGCTGAGGCAGTTAGGGCACATACACCTACTGTGATAATGAAAGAGCTGAAAGAGGCTCGAGACAGCGGTACATTGAGACAGAGTTCCCAGTATAAAGCTACAATGAGTGATCACTGGGAAGGAAGGGATGAAGGAGAAAAATTCTATCACGTTATTGTTTTGTGCTGGCAATATAGCTACTGTATTGGGTTTTGTGTTGGTGATGGGTCCTTGTACCCCTTTCAGAGATCCAGGAATCTAATATCCTTCACCCATTTTAAGCATGTTTATAAAAATCCTGTTCCACTGATCCTGACTGGTCAGAACAAGATGTAAATCTCCATGGATCATCTCAGAATACTGACTCTCTagactaaggcttggtctacactaggaaattatattggcatagctacctcagtcaggggtgtgaaaactgACATAACCCCCCAGTGTAGATACAGCTGTGTTGACAGAAGAGTGCTTCTTCCACTGATGCAGCTAATGTTCGGGGAGGTGGCATTCCTACGCCTACAGAAACCCCCCTGTTGTTGGTGCAGGCTGTGTCTCCATTACGGGGCTATGCTGCATAGTTAATGTTGGTATagtctccatagtgtagacatacctaaccTTCAAAATGTGCTACTGAATTTATGTTGCAAGCAAGCAACTCAGCAATGGGTCAATGTTAAACTTTAATTCTGGACTAATGAATATCGAAtagtaaaaaattaaattaaattagggAGTCATTTTAAATTTGCCATTACGCTATTATCTGGATGGCCCTGATTTTTATACtaaatatgtatatataattTCTGGGATGTTTAGAAATAGTGTTTCGAATTCTAAATATTGTATTTGGATATAACCTCAATCTGCATTCTTTTTCACTTTATACATTTTCAATGTTCCATAATTT comes from Mauremys reevesii isolate NIE-2019 linkage group 11, ASM1616193v1, whole genome shotgun sequence and encodes:
- the S100B gene encoding protein S100-B; this translates as MSALEKAMIAIIDAFHQYSGKEGDKHKLKKSELKELINNELPHFLGEIKDQETVDKVMETLDADGDAECDFQEFVAFIAMVTSACHEFFEHE